From the genome of Methylomonas sp. UP202, one region includes:
- a CDS encoding type II toxin-antitoxin system VapB family antitoxin: protein MKTTISLDNTVLEQLLTYTQAKTTKESIAKAIEEYIRFKQRQELLNCRGAVDIEDNWQALRDLERPS from the coding sequence ATGAAAACCACTATTTCCCTGGACAACACCGTACTGGAACAACTGCTGACTTACACTCAAGCCAAAACCACCAAGGAAAGTATCGCCAAAGCCATTGAAGAATACATCCGCTTTAAGCAGCGTCAAGAATTGCTGAATTGCCGGGGAGCAGTCGATATTGAAGACAACTGGCAAGCATTACGGGATTTGGAACGTCCATCATGA
- a CDS encoding PIN domain-containing protein: MKRVLIDTCAWIDFFKSKNGQLGDQVVALIESNQAAITGVVVAELLQGVKQEKESQRFKATVSFHTLSANRR, encoded by the coding sequence ATGAAACGGGTATTGATCGACACCTGTGCCTGGATCGATTTTTTCAAATCAAAAAATGGTCAATTAGGTGATCAGGTTGTGGCGTTAATTGAATCTAACCAAGCCGCAATAACGGGTGTAGTTGTCGCGGAATTGCTACAAGGCGTCAAACAGGAGAAGGAAAGCCAGCGCTTTAAAGCTACTGTTTCGTTCCATACATTATCTGCCAACCGAAGATAG